The DNA window TTGAAACAATAGTTATCTATGGTGAATTGTTCGGTGGAGGTTACAACCATAAGGAGGTAGAACCCGTAAAAGATGCTGTACGAGTGCAAAAAGGTATTGAATATGCACCTTACAACGAATTTTATGCATTCGATATCAAGTTGAATGGAACTACTTATCTGGATACGGAACTAGTCAATCAGGTTTTTGAAGAAACCGGCTTTTTCTATGCTAAAATTTTGTTTCAGGGAACTTTGGAAGAAGCTTTGAGGTTTCCCAATGTTTTTAATTCTAAAATTCCTGCTTGGCTGGGATTGCCTGAATTGAACAATATGTGTGAAGGAACGATTATCAAAACTTTGAAAACCAGATATTTTGGTAATGGTGCAAGAATCATTCTGAAGAATAAAAATGAAAAATGGATTGAAAAATCCAAAATGGTTAAAAAACAGGCGAAAGTGGTTCATAAAACGGTTCATTTTAGCGAAATCGCCGAGCATATTTGGGAAGAAATCCAGAAATATGTAACAGTAAACCGTTTGAATAATGTTATGAGCAAAATTGGCGAATTCGAGCCCAAAATGATAGGGAAAGTAATCGGTCTTTTTGCGAAGGATATCTTGGAAGATTTTGAAAAAGATTTTCCTGTAGCTTTTACAACCATTGAAAAAGAAGAACAAAAAAGGATCAACAAAAAATTGAATTCTTTAGTCATTGATTTTGTTAAAGAAGAATTAATGACGATTAAAGTCTAAGTTTCGGTAAATTTTTATCGAAACTTTTTTATGGATAAACGTACCGTAACAGTCAAACATGGTAGTTGTTATTCTAAATAACGAAGCGAAATAAATAATCTGCTTATAATGTAAGGAAGATATTTTTCCTTCATCAGAATAACCATCATCATTGAAGCTTTTGTGGTAGAAATGAGAACAATTAAAAACAATTAAAAAAATGAAACCCAATATATTTTTCACAG is part of the Chryseobacterium lactis genome and encodes:
- a CDS encoding RNA ligase, Rnl2 family; this translates as MIFKTYNSIENAYQTRVIDQIRLQGFGDEIFIVQEKVHGANFSFFTDGKEIKIAKRTAFIEKDEKFFNAHQILERYGKNVMKAFQKVKVIHPNVETIVIYGELFGGGYNHKEVEPVKDAVRVQKGIEYAPYNEFYAFDIKLNGTTYLDTELVNQVFEETGFFYAKILFQGTLEEALRFPNVFNSKIPAWLGLPELNNMCEGTIIKTLKTRYFGNGARIILKNKNEKWIEKSKMVKKQAKVVHKTVHFSEIAEHIWEEIQKYVTVNRLNNVMSKIGEFEPKMIGKVIGLFAKDILEDFEKDFPVAFTTIEKEEQKRINKKLNSLVIDFVKEELMTIKV